A window of the Gordonia humi genome harbors these coding sequences:
- a CDS encoding GNAT family N-acetyltransferase: protein MSEADRASLKTFLSEAFAGDFDDTDFDHCLGGLHVIAEDDRGTIVGHAALVQRHLEVSGAVLRTGYVEAVAVAAHMRRRGIGDTVMERIDAIIRRSYDLGALGASDAGRPLYLRRGWQPWTGPLGVCTAHGVRSTPGDRGSVLVLLTGRSADEDTSGLLVCERRSGDSW, encoded by the coding sequence ATGTCGGAGGCGGACCGGGCGTCGCTGAAGACCTTCCTGTCGGAGGCATTCGCCGGCGACTTCGACGACACGGACTTCGATCACTGCCTCGGCGGTCTTCACGTGATCGCCGAAGACGACCGCGGGACGATCGTCGGACACGCCGCGCTCGTACAGCGCCACCTGGAGGTCTCGGGTGCGGTGCTGCGTACGGGCTACGTCGAGGCCGTCGCCGTCGCGGCGCACATGCGTCGCCGCGGTATCGGCGACACCGTGATGGAGCGGATCGACGCGATCATCCGACGCTCCTACGACCTCGGTGCGCTCGGTGCCTCGGACGCCGGACGGCCGCTGTACCTCCGACGCGGATGGCAGCCCTGGACGGGCCCTCTCGGCGTCTGCACCGCTCACGGCGTGCGCTCGACACCGGGTGACCGGGGTTCCGTGTTGGTTCTCCTCACCGGTCGGTCGGCCGACGAGGACACCTCCGGTCTCCTCGTCTGCGAACGACGCAGTGGTGACAGTTGGTGA
- a CDS encoding cytochrome c oxidase subunit 4: MKVEARIFEVLAVFFILMGVIYTVCTFYYRTGVEWAGAACMFFAGGLALIAGTYFRFVARRVEIRPEDFEEAEIEDGAGELGFFSPGSYWPIMIAGGAALFAIGFATANFWFAIAMVFVIVGSVAGLVFEYHVGPEKH, from the coding sequence ATGAAGGTCGAAGCACGGATCTTCGAGGTCCTCGCAGTCTTCTTCATCCTGATGGGTGTCATCTACACGGTGTGCACCTTCTACTACCGGACCGGTGTGGAATGGGCGGGCGCGGCCTGCATGTTCTTCGCGGGCGGCCTGGCGCTCATCGCGGGCACCTACTTCCGGTTCGTCGCGCGACGCGTCGAGATCCGCCCCGAGGACTTCGAGGAGGCCGAGATCGAGGACGGCGCGGGCGAACTCGGCTTCTTCAGCCCCGGCAGCTACTGGCCGATCATGATCGCCGGCGGCGCCGCACTGTTCGCGATCGGCTTCGCGACCGCGAACTTCTGGTTCGCGATCGCCATGGTGTTCGTGATCGTCGGCAGTGTCGCGGGCCTGGTGTTCGAGTACCACGTCGGACCCGAGAAGCACTGA
- a CDS encoding cytochrome c oxidase subunit II: MKLTNRGRPSARRGKSASRTIKTLSALAVLGVVVLMTSGCSADEALRFGWPEGVTPEAHDMRQFWTWSVIAALAMGVLVWGLIFWTITFHRAKADGSDDDMIPRQTGYNVPLELAYTAIPFVLIAVMFYFTVIVQNKVEDKQENPAVVVDVTAFQWNWKFGYNSVNLDGRQLVDPADSRKGDPFELQIPQYREHEGEKEEIHGAAGGRSAEERKYLTYDKIETLGTSSTIPVLVLPTDTRIQFDLAAADVVHSFWVPEFLFKRDVMPFPEQNHQDPSFQISSIDREGAFVGRCAEMCGTFHAMMNFEVRAVSPADFAKYIEYRDANPKASNAEALEAICQEPESVTTVPFDTRRVSNDKLPSDIGDASNTKLAQCKPAQGGDS, encoded by the coding sequence GTGAAATTGACGAACCGTGGACGGCCGTCGGCACGACGTGGGAAATCCGCGTCGCGCACGATCAAAACACTGAGTGCCCTCGCGGTCCTGGGTGTCGTCGTGCTGATGACGTCGGGATGCAGTGCTGACGAAGCACTGCGATTCGGTTGGCCCGAGGGCGTGACCCCCGAAGCGCACGACATGCGACAGTTCTGGACATGGTCGGTCATCGCCGCGCTGGCGATGGGCGTGCTGGTCTGGGGTCTGATCTTCTGGACGATCACCTTCCACCGGGCGAAGGCGGACGGCTCCGACGACGACATGATCCCGCGCCAGACCGGCTACAACGTGCCGCTGGAACTCGCGTACACCGCGATTCCGTTCGTGCTGATCGCCGTCATGTTCTACTTCACGGTCATCGTGCAGAACAAGGTCGAGGACAAGCAGGAGAACCCGGCCGTGGTGGTCGACGTGACCGCCTTCCAGTGGAACTGGAAGTTCGGCTACAACTCGGTGAACCTCGACGGCAGGCAGCTGGTCGATCCGGCCGACTCGCGCAAGGGCGACCCCTTCGAGCTCCAGATCCCGCAGTACCGGGAGCACGAGGGTGAGAAGGAAGAGATCCACGGCGCGGCCGGTGGGCGCTCGGCCGAAGAGCGCAAGTACCTGACCTACGACAAGATCGAGACGCTCGGCACCTCGTCGACGATCCCGGTCCTCGTCCTGCCGACGGACACCCGTATCCAATTCGATCTGGCCGCGGCCGACGTCGTCCACTCGTTCTGGGTGCCGGAGTTCCTCTTCAAGCGCGACGTGATGCCGTTCCCGGAGCAGAACCACCAGGATCCGAGCTTCCAGATCAGCTCGATCGACCGTGAGGGCGCCTTCGTCGGACGATGCGCCGAGATGTGTGGAACGTTCCACGCGATGATGAACTTCGAGGTCCGTGCGGTCAGCCCGGCAGACTTCGCCAAGTACATCGAGTACCGCGACGCGAACCCGAAGGCGTCGAACGCCGAGGCGCTGGAAGCCATCTGCCAGGAACCCGAGTCGGTCACCACGGTCCCGTTCGACACGCGCCGCGTGTCCAACGACAAGCTCCCCTCCGATATCGGGGATGCGTCTAACACCAAGCTGGCTCAGTGCAAGCCGGCGCAGGGAGGCGATAGCTGA
- the asnB gene encoding asparagine synthase (glutamine-hydrolyzing) yields MCGLLGMLTSDGSAPATAELIASAAHCMRHRGPDEPGTWNDDDIVLGFNRLSIIDIEHSHQPLRWGPPENPDRYALVFNGEIYNYLEIRDELATEFGTRFRTEGDGESIVAGFHHWGPDVVRRLRGMFAFAVWDTQTRELFLARDRFGIKPMFLATSDAGTAFGSEKKSLLEILDRMGLDAELDDRAIEHYTVLQYVPEPESLHRNITRLESGCYATLRPGVAPKVTRYFDPKFPVRPFAAGGEQKRYDEIADALRDSVAKHMRADVTVGSFLSGGIDSTAIAALAIQHNPDLITFTTGFERDGYSEVDVAAESAEAIGARHVVKVVSPSEFIEALPKIIWYLDDPVADPALVPLYFVAAEARKHVKVVLSGEGADELFGGYTIYKEPLSLGAFDKLPGGIRRLAGKVSERIPEGTRGKSLLHRGSLSLEERYYGNARSFDDARLQAVLRTFRPDWMHQDVTAPIYRMSEGMDPVTRMQHLDLFTWLRGDILVKADKITMANSLELRVPFLDKEVFAVAEQLPFDEKIAHDTTKYALRKALEQIVPPHVLHRRKLGFPVPLRHWLAGTEMYDWARELIAASDTDHIFDKAFTLQMLDEHKAGTVDNSRRIWTVICFMLWYGIFVDGSVTPQIDERDYPVRL; encoded by the coding sequence GTGTGCGGCTTGCTCGGAATGCTCACCAGCGACGGCTCGGCGCCCGCCACCGCCGAACTCATCGCGTCGGCGGCGCACTGCATGCGTCACCGCGGACCCGACGAACCCGGTACGTGGAACGACGACGACATCGTCCTCGGCTTCAACCGTCTGTCGATCATCGACATCGAGCACTCGCACCAGCCGCTGCGCTGGGGTCCGCCGGAGAATCCGGACCGGTACGCCCTCGTCTTCAACGGCGAGATCTACAACTACCTGGAGATCCGCGACGAACTGGCCACGGAGTTCGGGACTCGGTTCCGGACCGAGGGCGACGGCGAGTCGATCGTCGCCGGGTTCCACCACTGGGGCCCCGACGTCGTCCGCAGGCTCCGGGGGATGTTCGCCTTCGCCGTCTGGGACACGCAGACACGCGAACTGTTCCTGGCCCGCGACCGCTTCGGCATCAAACCCATGTTCCTGGCGACCAGCGACGCCGGTACCGCGTTCGGCAGTGAGAAGAAGAGCCTCCTGGAGATCCTCGACCGGATGGGCCTCGATGCCGAACTCGACGATCGAGCGATCGAGCACTACACCGTGCTCCAGTACGTGCCCGAGCCCGAGAGCCTGCACCGGAACATCACCCGTCTCGAGTCCGGCTGCTACGCGACGCTGCGGCCGGGCGTCGCCCCGAAGGTGACGCGCTACTTCGATCCCAAGTTCCCGGTCCGGCCCTTCGCCGCCGGAGGCGAACAGAAGCGGTACGACGAGATCGCCGACGCCCTGCGCGATTCCGTGGCCAAGCACATGCGCGCCGATGTGACCGTCGGTTCGTTCCTCTCCGGCGGCATCGACTCCACCGCGATCGCGGCGCTGGCGATCCAGCACAACCCGGACCTGATCACCTTCACCACCGGATTCGAGCGCGACGGCTACTCCGAGGTCGACGTCGCCGCCGAGTCGGCCGAGGCGATCGGCGCCCGCCACGTCGTGAAGGTGGTCTCCCCCAGCGAGTTCATCGAGGCGCTCCCGAAGATCATTTGGTACCTCGACGATCCCGTCGCCGACCCCGCGCTGGTGCCCCTGTACTTCGTCGCGGCCGAGGCGCGCAAACACGTCAAGGTGGTGCTGTCCGGCGAGGGCGCCGACGAACTGTTCGGCGGCTACACCATCTATAAGGAGCCGCTCTCGCTCGGCGCGTTCGACAAGCTGCCCGGCGGTATTCGACGACTCGCCGGCAAGGTGTCCGAGCGTATCCCGGAGGGGACCCGTGGAAAGAGCCTTCTGCACCGCGGCTCGCTGAGCCTGGAAGAGCGCTACTACGGCAACGCCCGGAGCTTCGACGACGCCCGCCTGCAGGCGGTGCTCCGCACCTTCCGTCCCGACTGGATGCACCAGGACGTCACCGCACCGATCTATCGGATGAGCGAGGGCATGGATCCGGTGACGCGCATGCAGCACCTGGACCTGTTCACCTGGCTGCGCGGCGACATCCTGGTCAAGGCCGACAAGATCACCATGGCGAACTCACTGGAGCTGCGGGTGCCCTTCCTGGACAAGGAGGTCTTCGCCGTCGCCGAGCAGCTCCCGTTCGATGAGAAGATCGCACACGACACCACCAAGTACGCGCTCCGCAAGGCTCTCGAGCAGATCGTCCCGCCGCACGTCCTGCATCGGCGCAAGCTGGGCTTCCCGGTGCCCCTGCGGCACTGGCTCGCGGGCACCGAGATGTACGACTGGGCCCGCGAACTCATCGCCGCGTCCGACACCGATCACATCTTCGACAAGGCCTTCACCCTGCAGATGCTCGACGAGCACAAGGCCGGGACCGTCGACAACAGCCGCCGCATCTGGACCGTGATCTGCTTCATGCTCTGGTACGGCATCTTCGTCGACGGATCGGTGACGCCGCAGATCGATGAGCGAGACTATCCCGTGCGCCTCTGA
- a CDS encoding carbohydrate kinase family protein, whose product MFIAVCGSLATDHLMKFPGKFSDQLVADQLEHISLSFLVEDLVLHRGGVGGNIAYALGVLGNEPLLIASAGGDFDEYENWLTSHGVDCRGVHRSATKHTARFMCTTDETMAQLATFYAGAMTEAGDIDLAQVVADKRPDLVLIGADDPAAMARHTAACRAEGIPFAADPSQQLARLDGGAARELIDGAAYLFTNEYEWGLLKQKTGLSDDDIAKLVGVRVTTLGGGGVDIIDTDGTVTHVDVVPVNEQVDPTGVGDGFRAGFLTGLSKNLSFERSAQLGAMVATLVLECESTQGWVWDADAAGERLAAAYGEQAATEIRAAL is encoded by the coding sequence ATGTTCATTGCCGTGTGCGGATCCCTCGCGACCGATCATCTGATGAAGTTCCCCGGAAAGTTCTCCGACCAGCTCGTCGCCGACCAACTCGAGCACATCTCGCTCAGCTTCCTGGTGGAGGACCTGGTCCTGCACCGCGGGGGCGTCGGCGGCAACATCGCTTATGCGCTCGGCGTCCTCGGCAACGAGCCGTTGCTGATCGCGTCGGCGGGCGGCGACTTCGACGAGTACGAGAACTGGCTCACGTCGCACGGCGTGGACTGCCGTGGCGTCCACCGATCGGCGACCAAGCACACGGCGCGTTTCATGTGCACCACCGATGAGACGATGGCGCAGCTGGCGACCTTCTACGCGGGTGCGATGACGGAGGCCGGCGACATCGATCTCGCTCAGGTCGTCGCCGACAAGCGTCCGGACCTGGTCCTGATCGGCGCCGACGACCCCGCGGCGATGGCCCGCCACACCGCGGCCTGCCGTGCCGAGGGCATCCCGTTCGCCGCCGACCCGTCGCAGCAGCTGGCCCGCCTCGACGGCGGCGCCGCCCGCGAACTGATCGACGGTGCCGCGTACCTGTTCACGAACGAGTACGAGTGGGGTCTGCTCAAGCAGAAGACCGGGCTGTCCGACGACGACATCGCCAAGCTGGTCGGCGTGCGCGTCACCACGCTGGGCGGCGGTGGAGTCGACATCATCGACACCGACGGCACCGTCACTCACGTCGACGTCGTCCCGGTGAACGAGCAGGTGGATCCGACCGGCGTCGGCGACGGTTTCCGCGCGGGCTTCCTCACCGGTCTGAGCAAGAATCTGAGTTTCGAGCGCAGCGCGCAACTCGGTGCCATGGTCGCCACACTGGTCCTCGAATGCGAGTCGACGCAGGGCTGGGTCTGGGACGCCGACGCGGCAGGCGAGCGGCTCGCTGCGGCGTACGGAGAGCAGGCGGCGACGGAGATCCGCGCGGCGTTGTAA
- a CDS encoding HesB/IscA family protein: MTVENETTTDTGVLLTDAASSKAKGLLDQEGRDDLALRIAVQPGGCAGLRYQLFFDDRQLDGDIVQDFGGVKLAVDRMSAPYVQGATIDFVDTIEKQGFTIDNPNATGSCACGDSFN, translated from the coding sequence ATGACCGTTGAGAACGAAACCACCACCGACACCGGTGTCCTGCTCACCGACGCCGCATCATCCAAGGCGAAGGGTCTGCTCGACCAGGAGGGCCGCGACGACCTGGCTCTGCGCATCGCCGTCCAGCCGGGTGGCTGCGCCGGTCTGCGGTACCAGCTCTTCTTCGACGACCGCCAGCTCGACGGCGACATCGTCCAGGACTTCGGCGGCGTCAAGCTGGCCGTCGACCGGATGAGCGCACCGTACGTGCAGGGCGCCACGATCGACTTCGTCGACACCATCGAGAAGCAGGGCTTCACCATCGACAACCCGAACGCGACCGGCAGCTGCGCCTGCGGCGACTCGTTCAACTGA
- a CDS encoding glycerate kinase: MDQYANTAPCSVVVAPDEFGGTLSATQAARAIADGWSSVRPDDTVDLLPQSDGGPGFVAVLAAAGAVAVRTAQVSGPLGEPVDADYGVSDDGVVYIEAAQACGLPLLGGPPTTATALAASTAGVGELIRVALDDGARRIVVGLGGSATTDGGRGALDALGGARAAADLLRDIDVVVASDVDNPLLGPDGAAAVFGPQKGADGQAVVLLEARLAAWADDLADACPDTRDVPGAGAAGGLGVALFAVGGRRRAGTDVVAEATGRRARLTAADVILTGEGRFDAQTARGKVIAALAADAGDVPVLVLAGQIRGEPTIDGVAGAWSVTEHAGSVEAAMAEAGPSLFALASDVARIWTDRRGGLLRE, translated from the coding sequence ATGGATCAATATGCCAACACGGCACCGTGCTCGGTGGTCGTCGCACCCGACGAGTTCGGCGGAACGCTCAGCGCCACGCAGGCGGCGCGAGCGATCGCCGACGGGTGGTCGTCGGTGCGGCCGGACGACACCGTCGACCTGTTGCCCCAGTCCGACGGCGGTCCCGGATTCGTCGCGGTGCTCGCGGCGGCCGGCGCGGTGGCGGTGCGGACCGCTCAGGTGTCGGGTCCGCTGGGCGAACCGGTGGACGCCGACTACGGAGTGAGCGACGACGGCGTCGTCTACATCGAGGCAGCCCAGGCGTGCGGCCTGCCGCTGCTCGGCGGACCGCCGACCACCGCGACGGCTCTGGCGGCCTCGACAGCGGGTGTCGGTGAACTGATCCGCGTCGCACTCGACGACGGCGCGCGACGGATCGTCGTCGGTCTGGGCGGGAGCGCGACCACCGACGGCGGTCGCGGTGCGCTCGACGCGCTCGGCGGCGCGCGCGCCGCCGCCGACCTGCTTCGCGACATAGACGTCGTCGTCGCCTCCGACGTCGACAATCCACTGCTTGGGCCCGACGGCGCCGCCGCGGTGTTCGGGCCGCAGAAGGGCGCCGACGGGCAGGCCGTCGTGCTCCTCGAGGCGCGGCTGGCCGCGTGGGCGGACGACCTCGCCGATGCCTGCCCGGATACGCGTGACGTACCGGGCGCCGGCGCGGCGGGCGGTCTCGGGGTCGCGTTGTTCGCGGTGGGCGGACGGCGCCGGGCCGGAACCGACGTCGTCGCCGAGGCGACCGGACGTCGGGCGCGACTGACGGCCGCCGATGTGATCCTCACCGGGGAGGGGAGATTCGATGCGCAGACGGCTCGGGGCAAGGTGATCGCCGCTCTCGCCGCCGATGCGGGAGACGTCCCGGTCCTCGTGCTGGCCGGGCAGATCCGCGGTGAGCCGACGATCGACGGCGTCGCCGGGGCCTGGTCGGTCACCGAGCACGCCGGGTCGGTGGAGGCCGCGATGGCTGAGGCCGGGCCGTCGCTGTTCGCGTTGGCCTCCGACGTCGCGCGGATCTGGACGGACAGACGCGGGGGCCTGCTGCGGGAATAG
- a CDS encoding DUF3043 domain-containing protein: protein MKLPWKSDATSTDDTVDDAQTTDVSGDDVSLNKPKQTPGKGRPTPKRREAENKRRGPVAPPPATRAEARARRKSLKQSMTKDERKQISNERREKRLEQREKMMAGDEKYLMARDKGPVRKMARDIVDSRRNFAGLFMPFAVLLIVGIMIPSIAGIMNLLLLAFVVFMAIDSVFLGRTVNKRVRERYPDTQDGGFKLGWYSFSRAMQLRMMRAPKPVVKPGDKV from the coding sequence GTGAAACTGCCCTGGAAGTCCGATGCGACGAGCACCGACGACACCGTCGACGACGCCCAGACCACCGACGTCTCCGGCGACGACGTGAGCCTGAACAAGCCGAAGCAGACGCCCGGCAAGGGTCGCCCGACGCCGAAGCGCCGCGAAGCCGAGAACAAGCGGCGCGGTCCGGTGGCACCGCCGCCCGCGACACGCGCCGAGGCCCGCGCTCGCCGCAAGTCGCTGAAGCAGTCGATGACGAAGGACGAACGCAAGCAGATCTCGAACGAACGCCGCGAGAAGCGCTTGGAGCAGCGCGAGAAGATGATGGCGGGCGACGAGAAGTACCTGATGGCGCGCGATAAGGGTCCCGTGCGCAAGATGGCTCGCGACATCGTCGACTCGCGCCGCAACTTCGCCGGACTGTTCATGCCGTTCGCCGTCCTGCTGATCGTCGGCATCATGATCCCGTCGATCGCCGGAATCATGAACCTGCTGCTCCTGGCGTTCGTGGTCTTCATGGCCATCGATTCGGTGTTCCTGGGCCGCACGGTCAACAAGCGAGTCCGGGAACGCTACCCCGACACCCAGGACGGCGGTTTCAAGCTCGGCTGGTACTCGTTCAGCCGCGCCATGCAACTGCGGATGATGCGCGCGCCGAAGCCGGTCGTCAAGCCCGGCGACAAGGTGTAG
- the cobT gene encoding nicotinate-nucleotide--dimethylbenzimidazole phosphoribosyltransferase → MAVLVLGGTRSGKSEHAEQLVSGAESVRYLATGPAHDDDAWRARVQAHRERRSETFETVETADPAAELRADPTATVLLDDLGTWITGVLDATGAWTDPAVSIADRVDDLCAAVADHVGPLVIVSPEVGLSVVAETAAGRRFADELGALNKQIARVCDDVRLVVAGRVVDLPADESVRPVASPVVVAAPEHRAVAFAGADVPDGTDAEIFVAIDPPDTATAHAARARHLTLTKPPGSLSVLEDLGIWASACQGLCPPRRIEAAAVAVFAGDHGVARDGVSAFPPEVTAQMVANIAGGGAAVNVLARRVGASVHAFDLSVDADLPDGHTANTAYKVRRGSGDLRRGEALTIGEARRAVAAGRAIADGLVDSGADLLIAGDMGIGNTTPAAVLIGTLTDQEPVVVVGRGTGIDDETWIRKTAAIRDGMRHGRRYRNEPLALLAAVGGADLAAMAGFYAQAAVRKTPVILDGVVTTAAALVAEQMAPGASTWWRAGHRSTEPAHDFALKNLGLTPIVDMSMRLGEGTGALTALSMVSSAVDILIDMATFDEAGVSDGD, encoded by the coding sequence GTGGCTGTCCTGGTCCTGGGCGGAACCCGCTCGGGTAAGTCGGAGCATGCCGAGCAGCTGGTCTCCGGCGCCGAGTCCGTCCGTTACCTGGCTACCGGCCCCGCACACGACGACGACGCGTGGCGAGCTCGCGTTCAGGCGCATCGAGAGCGCCGGTCCGAGACGTTCGAGACCGTCGAGACCGCCGATCCGGCCGCCGAGCTGCGTGCCGACCCGACCGCGACGGTCCTCCTCGATGATCTCGGGACCTGGATCACCGGCGTGCTCGACGCGACCGGAGCGTGGACCGATCCCGCCGTGTCGATCGCCGATCGGGTGGACGATCTGTGCGCGGCCGTCGCCGACCACGTCGGACCGCTGGTCATCGTGAGCCCGGAAGTCGGGCTGTCGGTGGTCGCCGAGACCGCCGCGGGACGCCGCTTCGCGGACGAGCTCGGCGCGCTCAACAAGCAGATCGCCCGAGTGTGCGACGACGTCCGACTGGTCGTCGCGGGTCGAGTCGTGGATCTGCCCGCCGACGAGTCCGTCAGACCCGTGGCGTCCCCGGTCGTGGTCGCCGCGCCCGAACACCGCGCGGTCGCGTTCGCGGGCGCGGATGTGCCGGACGGCACCGATGCTGAGATCTTCGTGGCGATCGACCCGCCGGACACGGCGACGGCGCACGCCGCACGTGCGCGTCACCTCACGCTCACCAAGCCTCCCGGCTCGCTCAGCGTCCTCGAAGACCTGGGGATCTGGGCGTCCGCATGTCAGGGTCTGTGTCCGCCGCGTCGTATCGAGGCCGCCGCGGTCGCGGTGTTCGCGGGCGATCACGGCGTCGCGCGCGACGGCGTCTCCGCGTTTCCGCCCGAGGTGACCGCGCAGATGGTCGCGAACATCGCGGGAGGGGGCGCCGCGGTGAACGTCCTCGCGCGGCGAGTCGGCGCGAGCGTGCACGCTTTCGACCTCTCCGTCGACGCTGATCTCCCGGACGGACACACGGCGAACACCGCCTACAAGGTGCGCCGCGGCAGCGGCGATCTCCGCCGCGGCGAGGCGTTGACGATCGGTGAGGCGCGGCGCGCCGTCGCCGCCGGACGGGCGATCGCCGACGGACTCGTCGACTCCGGCGCCGACCTGCTGATCGCGGGCGACATGGGCATCGGCAACACCACTCCGGCCGCCGTCCTGATCGGCACTCTCACCGATCAGGAGCCGGTGGTGGTCGTCGGCCGCGGCACCGGGATCGACGACGAGACCTGGATCCGCAAGACCGCCGCGATCCGCGACGGCATGCGCCACGGCCGCCGCTACCGGAACGAGCCGCTCGCGCTGCTCGCCGCGGTCGGCGGAGCCGACCTCGCAGCCATGGCCGGTTTCTACGCTCAGGCCGCCGTCCGGAAGACTCCGGTGATCCTCGACGGCGTCGTCACGACGGCCGCCGCCCTCGTCGCCGAGCAGATGGCGCCCGGTGCGTCCACCTGGTGGCGAGCCGGACACCGCTCCACCGAGCCCGCGCACGACTTCGCGCTCAAGAACCTCGGGCTCACCCCGATCGTCGACATGTCGATGCGGTTGGGCGAGGGCACCGGCGCACTGACCGCCCTGTCGATGGTGTCGTCAGCCGTCGACATCCTGATCGACATGGCCACGTTCGACGAGGCCGGCGTCAGCGATGGGGATTAG
- a CDS encoding adenosylcobinamide-GDP ribazoletransferase, whose product MGISRAFSGVHVAVSWLTVAPLPSPRVEMDRHSGGAAIAAVPIVGALLGGAAAAVAYGLSFTRLPDLLIGVLVVGLLALLTRGMHVDGLADTADGLGCYGDPERVRQVMRSGDVGPFGAATLAVVLGAQAVAFGALTAEHRWWEVLFAVALARVAVVYVCRVGLPPANSTGFGALVAGTQKWSILVWTVLAAAAAWPLGVRALVAVAVTAVGATALSAHCVRRMGGVAGDVLGAAIESSTMVTLVLLLV is encoded by the coding sequence ATGGGGATTAGCCGGGCGTTCTCCGGCGTCCACGTGGCGGTCAGCTGGCTGACCGTGGCTCCCCTCCCCTCCCCGCGCGTCGAGATGGACCGTCATAGCGGGGGCGCGGCGATCGCCGCCGTGCCGATCGTCGGGGCCCTGCTCGGCGGCGCCGCGGCCGCCGTCGCGTACGGTCTCTCGTTCACGAGGCTTCCCGATCTGCTGATCGGTGTTCTCGTGGTCGGGCTGCTCGCTCTGCTCACCCGCGGCATGCACGTCGACGGCCTCGCCGACACCGCCGACGGCCTCGGCTGCTACGGCGATCCCGAACGAGTGCGGCAGGTGATGCGCAGCGGCGACGTCGGTCCGTTCGGCGCGGCCACGCTCGCCGTCGTGCTCGGCGCGCAGGCCGTGGCGTTCGGCGCTCTCACCGCCGAGCACCGCTGGTGGGAGGTCCTGTTCGCGGTCGCTCTGGCCCGTGTCGCCGTCGTCTACGTGTGCCGCGTCGGTCTGCCTCCGGCGAACAGCACCGGATTCGGCGCTCTCGTCGCCGGGACGCAGAAGTGGTCGATCCTCGTGTGGACGGTGCTCGCCGCCGCGGCCGCCTGGCCGCTCGGCGTCCGCGCCCTGGTCGCGGTGGCCGTCACAGCCGTGGGCGCGACGGCGCTGTCGGCTCACTGCGTGCGGCGGATGGGCGGTGTCGCGGGCGATGTCCTCGGCGCCGCTATCGAGTCGTCGACGATGGTGACGCTGGTTCTGCTCCTCGTGTGA
- a CDS encoding branched-chain amino acid aminotransferase, with amino-acid sequence MALEFSRTEHPHPVSEGRRAEILAAPGFGNYFTDYMVSIDFDRGQGWNRARVTPYGPIALDPAAMVLHYAQEIFEGMKAYRQPDGSIAAFRPEANAERFQTSARRLAMPELPVEDFVQSLREILAVDNAWVPPAGGEEALYLRPFMIATEPSLGVRPADHYRYVLIASPAGAYFSGGLKPVSVYLSTEYVRAAPGGTGAAKFGGNYAASLLAQAQAAEKGCDQVVWLDAIERRYIEEMGGMNLFFVYGSGSQARLVTPELSGSLLPGVTRNSLLTLAADAGYGVEERKISTGELASAVRSGEISEVFACGTAAVITPVGRVLSDTDEYTVADGDTGEVTKALRDTLTGLQRGTFADTHNWMTTLHPAP; translated from the coding sequence ATGGCCTTGGAGTTCTCCCGCACCGAACATCCCCATCCCGTTTCTGAAGGTCGTCGCGCCGAGATCCTCGCCGCGCCGGGCTTCGGCAACTACTTCACCGACTACATGGTGTCGATCGATTTCGATCGGGGGCAGGGATGGAATCGCGCGCGGGTGACCCCGTACGGTCCCATCGCGCTCGATCCCGCGGCGATGGTCCTGCACTACGCGCAGGAGATCTTCGAGGGCATGAAGGCCTACCGTCAGCCGGACGGGTCGATCGCGGCGTTCCGCCCCGAAGCCAACGCCGAGCGGTTCCAGACCTCGGCTCGTCGACTGGCCATGCCGGAGCTCCCGGTCGAGGACTTCGTGCAGTCTCTGCGCGAGATCCTCGCCGTAGACAACGCCTGGGTTCCGCCGGCCGGCGGCGAGGAGGCGCTGTACCTGCGTCCGTTCATGATCGCGACGGAGCCGAGCCTGGGCGTGCGCCCGGCCGATCACTACCGTTACGTGCTGATCGCCTCGCCGGCAGGCGCCTACTTCTCGGGCGGTCTGAAGCCGGTCAGCGTCTACCTGAGCACCGAGTACGTCCGTGCGGCGCCGGGCGGCACGGGTGCGGCCAAGTTCGGCGGCAACTACGCGGCATCGCTGCTCGCGCAGGCTCAGGCCGCGGAGAAGGGGTGCGATCAGGTGGTCTGGTTGGATGCGATCGAACGCCGCTACATCGAGGAGATGGGCGGCATGAACCTGTTCTTCGTCTACGGTTCGGGTTCGCAGGCCCGCCTGGTGACGCCCGAGCTGAGCGGGTCGCTGCTGCCGGGCGTGACTCGCAACTCGCTGCTCACCTTGGCCGCCGACGCGGGGTACGGCGTGGAGGAGCGCAAGATCTCGACCGGTGAACTAGCCTCCGCCGTCCGCTCCGGTGAGATCAGCGAGGTGTTCGCGTGCGGTACCGCCGCAGTCATCACCCCGGTCGGTCGGGTGCTCTCCGACACCGACGAGTACACGGTCGCCGACGGTGACACCGGCGAGGTCACCAAGGCGCTGCGCGACACCCTCACCGGCCTGCAGCGGGGCACCTTCGCCGATACGCACAACTGGATGACGACGCTGCACCCCGCGCCGTAG